From Anaerohalosphaera lusitana, one genomic window encodes:
- a CDS encoding type II secretion system protein, giving the protein MQVVRKAFTLIELLVVIAIIALLLAIMMPALQTVKESARVVVCKTNLHQYGLAMELYTLDNDGYFPFVYNWLYSQPNLTKISQGQYLQSDGSYEPGPPCPPQCVWHNERAHPDGGLWPYLKNEDIHRCASFEGYAKQDGAGHHPGHEPAIPMNPQYSYSMNYWLGVESYKWNPNDTSMPPPAGAPGSPEANGRSLRASNVKRPGSVLAFAEENAWTIDGISNFGLDDNSLYILKSMPVNFLATFHKSGGDLETGKSNGVFLDGHAETMDFGDMIADDSLDRRDILEEVFELVWPLGK; this is encoded by the coding sequence ATGCAAGTCGTAAGAAAAGCGTTCACTCTCATAGAGTTGCTGGTCGTCATTGCAATTATAGCTTTACTGCTCGCCATAATGATGCCCGCCTTGCAAACCGTCAAAGAAAGTGCAAGAGTTGTAGTCTGCAAAACCAATCTTCATCAGTACGGGCTGGCGATGGAATTGTACACTCTCGATAATGATGGTTACTTTCCTTTTGTTTATAACTGGCTCTACTCACAGCCCAACCTCACCAAGATCAGTCAGGGGCAATACCTTCAGTCCGATGGCTCTTACGAGCCTGGACCGCCTTGCCCGCCCCAATGTGTATGGCACAACGAAAGGGCGCATCCAGACGGTGGTTTATGGCCTTATCTGAAAAATGAGGACATTCACAGGTGTGCCAGCTTTGAAGGCTATGCAAAACAGGACGGGGCCGGGCATCATCCGGGCCACGAACCCGCAATTCCAATGAACCCGCAGTATTCATATAGCATGAATTATTGGCTTGGTGTCGAATCCTATAAATGGAATCCCAATGACACAAGCATGCCTCCTCCCGCCGGTGCACCGGGAAGCCCCGAAGCAAACGGCAGAAGTCTCAGGGCCAGCAATGTGAAACGACCTGGTTCTGTTTTGGCTTTTGCTGAAGAAAACGCGTGGACAATAGACGGTATCAGTAACTTTGGCCTGGATGACAATTCTTTATACATCCTCAAATCTATGCCCGTTAATTTCCTTGCAACGTTCCACAAATCAGGCGGAGATCTGGAAACCGGAAAAAGCAATGGCGTCTTCTTGGACGGCCATGCGGAAACGATGGATTTCGGAGATATGATCGCTGATGATTCACTGGATCGACGCGATATCCTTGAAGAAGTATTTGAACTTGTCTGGCCGTTGGGTAAATGA
- a CDS encoding LamG-like jellyroll fold domain-containing protein, whose protein sequence is MKTKRMICLMALLMVTCSAVASAEIVHHWKMDAWSGDTLYVGGNPVTHGIVDSADAPGQGTIAGNSGDPNPAHDPLYLWGPMEGAGADAISSDVAPSAMLNGITSTGSYNFNHVIDQGGNMFYAADQFGNEYDSGSFTAELFFKSLDNTGGTETLLWSKEGHAASHIQLSTGASGTGGLEFWGWDGTGFASLTVTTDDRQAGFQDGLWHYVAARYDTDTNEMSLQVYSEDGSAYSKTQILDNDMILSGGNNNIIVGRQEGEVNRFAGLIDEVRLSTHAMDDAELMAIPEPATVALLGLGGLALLKRRRA, encoded by the coding sequence ATGAAAACGAAAAGAATGATCTGTTTGATGGCCTTGTTGATGGTAACTTGTAGTGCAGTAGCTTCTGCTGAAATCGTCCATCACTGGAAAATGGACGCATGGTCCGGCGACACACTCTACGTAGGCGGCAATCCCGTTACCCACGGGATCGTTGACAGTGCCGACGCTCCAGGACAGGGAACGATCGCAGGTAACTCGGGCGATCCCAATCCCGCACACGACCCCCTCTATCTGTGGGGTCCGATGGAAGGCGCAGGCGCTGACGCGATAAGCTCTGACGTTGCACCTTCTGCAATGCTCAACGGGATCACATCCACAGGTTCCTACAATTTCAATCACGTCATCGATCAGGGCGGTAACATGTTCTATGCCGCTGACCAGTTCGGCAACGAATATGATTCCGGCAGCTTCACAGCCGAGCTCTTCTTCAAATCCCTCGACAACACGGGCGGAACCGAAACACTTCTCTGGTCAAAAGAGGGCCACGCAGCAAGCCATATCCAGCTTAGTACAGGCGCCTCCGGGACTGGCGGACTCGAATTTTGGGGCTGGGACGGAACCGGTTTCGCCAGCCTTACTGTCACCACCGACGACCGCCAGGCGGGCTTTCAGGACGGTCTCTGGCACTACGTAGCCGCTCGCTATGACACCGACACCAACGAAATGAGCCTGCAGGTATACAGCGAAGACGGCAGCGCTTACAGCAAAACTCAGATACTCGACAATGATATGATCCTCAGCGGTGGTAACAACAACATCATCGTAGGTCGCCAGGAAGGCGAAGTAAACCGCTTTGCCGGCCTTATCGACGAAGTACGTCTTTCGACGCACGCCATGGATGATGCCGAACTTATGGCAATACCCGAGCCGGCAACAGTTGCACTGTTGGGTCTTGGTGGTCTGGCTCTGCTGAAAAGACGCAGAGCGTAG
- a CDS encoding LamG domain-containing protein, translated as MKYCKMLTLIAVALLMSVNVHAATTIAHWSMDYTGSANPVVADSATDPGQGTLTGGLPDAAEVDNLYFFPEGGYVAGYDTPPSSMFNAGFSGGSESFYPGYMQGQTGAALFFPQDGYGNEFDFADSFTIEGFFKTDGDQSQNGFQQILTQDEVGFSYNLTLNEGGEGALMFAVNTIAGGTGQITTVAAGGPGIANFADGTWHYFAARYDDRNDRFSITVMKENGSVFAASTKLPTGSELLHEGAGNMLIGRESFASGSRNFNGFIDELRFSQGLVEDTQLMGAVPVSVSVIAPEDGQQNVFTADAQLEWWGDEEVIASYDVYFGESETQLTLLGNTAETAFTALPTLDPATTYYWKVDGRDASNNVVVNGSVWSFTTRQAPQKVLEWKMDASSGSTVQDYSGNGNDGIFDGWANPVWTTGFEGNCLSFNGGGTVVKQNASNLPLAAENSWTMNLFVQVDNPIDQETIIAGMGDQMFTGSVNTEDPSADPNMFGSIRYIASFPWSGITMYGNRADVESHVPVTEDAWQMITATYDGWSDQCTLYQDGSQIGSAQIGLSDASAVVKAATYQNIWSNTLNFVGKLDEFTIYDQALSPAEVGAMSPWAYGPAPANGQQGIAINASLTWNAGKDALSHDVYFGTDPNMAFQGNQTSTTFDPGTLEWGTTYYWRVDEIDSLGNTLQGKTWTFTTIVPQCDPPLPGDLDGNCYVDLRDFAAMAENWLNCNLIPQEACEF; from the coding sequence ATGAAGTATTGTAAAATGCTAACTCTTATCGCTGTCGCACTGTTGATGTCTGTCAATGTGCATGCAGCTACAACGATAGCTCATTGGAGCATGGATTACACTGGATCAGCCAATCCGGTGGTAGCTGATTCAGCCACTGATCCCGGGCAGGGCACTCTGACCGGCGGTCTCCCGGACGCAGCAGAAGTCGACAATCTCTATTTCTTCCCCGAAGGCGGCTACGTTGCCGGGTACGATACACCACCGAGCAGCATGTTCAACGCGGGCTTCTCTGGCGGGTCCGAATCCTTCTATCCCGGCTACATGCAGGGACAGACAGGTGCTGCATTGTTCTTCCCCCAGGATGGCTACGGCAACGAATTCGACTTCGCCGACTCCTTCACCATAGAAGGCTTCTTCAAGACCGACGGCGATCAGTCACAGAACGGCTTCCAGCAGATCCTCACTCAGGACGAGGTCGGTTTCAGCTACAATCTCACCCTCAATGAAGGTGGAGAAGGCGCACTGATGTTCGCTGTTAATACGATCGCAGGCGGCACTGGTCAGATAACCACTGTTGCTGCAGGCGGCCCCGGTATAGCTAATTTCGCCGATGGCACCTGGCACTACTTCGCTGCACGTTACGACGACCGCAATGACCGTTTCTCGATCACTGTTATGAAGGAAAACGGCTCAGTGTTCGCAGCAAGCACCAAGCTCCCCACAGGCTCAGAATTGCTTCACGAAGGCGCAGGCAACATGCTGATTGGACGCGAAAGCTTCGCAAGCGGATCTCGAAACTTCAACGGCTTCATCGACGAGCTTCGCTTCAGCCAAGGTCTGGTTGAGGACACTCAGCTTATGGGTGCTGTCCCGGTAAGCGTAAGCGTAATTGCACCGGAAGATGGCCAGCAGAATGTTTTCACTGCCGACGCTCAGCTCGAGTGGTGGGGCGATGAAGAGGTTATCGCTTCCTACGACGTCTATTTCGGCGAGTCCGAAACGCAGCTGACCCTGCTCGGCAATACAGCCGAAACAGCATTTACCGCTCTGCCGACACTCGACCCTGCAACTACCTATTACTGGAAAGTCGACGGCCGTGACGCCTCAAACAATGTCGTTGTTAACGGCTCCGTCTGGTCGTTCACAACTCGCCAGGCTCCCCAGAAAGTTCTGGAATGGAAGATGGATGCCAGTTCCGGCTCTACGGTTCAGGACTACTCAGGCAACGGCAATGACGGTATCTTCGACGGCTGGGCCAACCCCGTCTGGACGACCGGATTTGAAGGCAATTGCCTCAGCTTCAACGGTGGCGGAACAGTTGTAAAACAGAATGCTTCCAACCTGCCTCTGGCCGCTGAAAATTCGTGGACAATGAACCTTTTCGTCCAGGTAGACAACCCGATTGACCAGGAAACCATTATCGCTGGCATGGGTGACCAGATGTTTACCGGAAGTGTTAACACCGAGGACCCGTCCGCTGATCCGAATATGTTCGGCAGCATCCGCTACATCGCCTCGTTCCCCTGGAGCGGCATCACAATGTATGGCAACCGTGCCGATGTCGAATCGCACGTTCCCGTAACCGAGGACGCATGGCAGATGATCACCGCGACATACGACGGCTGGAGCGACCAGTGCACTCTCTACCAGGACGGCTCGCAGATAGGCTCCGCTCAGATCGGCCTGAGTGACGCGTCTGCTGTAGTCAAAGCCGCAACCTACCAGAATATCTGGTCCAACACCCTCAACTTTGTAGGTAAGCTCGACGAATTCACCATCTACGACCAGGCCCTATCACCCGCCGAAGTTGGAGCAATGTCTCCCTGGGCATACGGACCGGCCCCGGCTAATGGACAGCAGGGCATTGCCATTAATGCATCTCTTACCTGGAACGCCGGCAAAGACGCACTCAGCCATGATGTCTACTTCGGCACCGATCCCAACATGGCCTTCCAGGGCAATCAGACATCGACAACCTTTGATCCTGGCACGCTGGAATGGGGCACTACCTATTACTGGAGAGTCGACGAGATCGACAGTCTCGGCAACACACTCCAGGGCAAGACCTGGACGTTTACGACGATCGTACCTCAGTGCGATCCGCCCCTGCCAGGTGACCTTGACGGCAATTGCTATGTTGACCTGAGAGATTTTGCAGCTATGGCGGAAAATTGGCTCAATTGTAATCTGATCCCGCAAGAAGCATGCGAATTCTAG
- a CDS encoding substrate-binding domain-containing protein has product MNTPDISAANEKTKHRQIYEYLHKAIVQGRYKNGERLPSEVDLAKKFKTSRPTVARSLSDLHQSGLIVRKVGSGTYVKFKGELCGAKTFGLMVPGLGETEIFEPITAYMSYIAEKNNLSLLWGRSVSEDAEARKKHARRLAERFIQQEVDGVFFAPLELTSEKDAVNTRILQWFEEAHIPVVLLDRDVVPFPQRSRYDLVGIDNFHIGSVLTEHMIECGYERVEFLSRPFSAPTVDMRIIAFQQMLRHAGMEPNADSVRWAQPEDIEFIRSITSDACKKAFICANDATAAILMHTLDQLQINIPDEIGVAGVDDIRYASHLRVPLTTYRQPFEELANVAVETMLARIASPAMPVRSTYLRGELVVRQSTMPTSTSR; this is encoded by the coding sequence ATGAACACGCCGGATATTTCAGCCGCAAACGAGAAAACTAAGCATCGACAGATATACGAATACCTGCACAAGGCCATCGTTCAGGGCCGTTACAAAAACGGCGAACGACTTCCATCCGAAGTCGACCTCGCCAAGAAGTTCAAGACCTCACGCCCAACTGTCGCAAGGTCGCTCAGCGATCTTCACCAGTCCGGCCTGATCGTTCGCAAGGTGGGTTCGGGCACATACGTAAAGTTCAAGGGCGAACTCTGCGGCGCCAAGACTTTCGGCCTTATGGTCCCCGGTCTCGGTGAAACTGAGATATTCGAACCTATCACCGCCTACATGTCTTACATAGCCGAAAAGAACAACCTAAGTCTGCTCTGGGGCCGTTCAGTGTCGGAAGATGCCGAAGCAAGAAAGAAGCACGCCCGCAGACTAGCTGAAAGATTCATACAGCAGGAGGTCGACGGCGTTTTCTTCGCACCTTTGGAACTGACATCCGAAAAAGACGCTGTAAACACCCGCATTCTGCAGTGGTTCGAAGAGGCCCATATCCCCGTCGTACTTCTCGACCGAGACGTGGTCCCCTTCCCCCAGCGAAGCAGATATGATCTGGTCGGCATAGACAACTTCCATATTGGGTCCGTACTCACCGAGCACATGATCGAGTGCGGCTACGAAAGAGTAGAGTTTCTCAGCAGACCCTTCTCCGCACCTACCGTCGACATGCGAATAATCGCCTTCCAGCAGATGCTCCGTCACGCGGGCATGGAACCAAACGCAGATTCTGTACGATGGGCTCAGCCCGAGGACATTGAGTTTATCCGTTCGATCACCTCGGACGCCTGCAAAAAGGCCTTCATCTGCGCCAACGACGCCACAGCCGCCATCCTGATGCATACCCTCGATCAGCTCCAGATAAACATTCCCGATGAGATCGGTGTCGCAGGCGTTGACGACATCAGATACGCATCGCATCTCAGGGTACCGCTGACGACCTACAGACAGCCCTTCGAGGAGCTTGCAAACGTCGCGGTCGAAACCATGCTCGCACGAATAGCCTCACCAGCTATGCCGGTTCGTTCTACGTACCTTCGCGGCGAACTCGTCGTAAGGCAGTCCACGATGCCCACAAGCACAAGCCGTTAG
- a CDS encoding LamG-like jellyroll fold domain-containing protein, whose translation MIPLIRAALIFVCTTSFACLAQTTARWSMQWSHISNPVVRDSAFGLGEGPLGGAGGPIVEFDHLWYFGNAGFTASHEQPPQSLFSSGFFPHGTSYNAGAQFGDGILFFPQDQYGNEFDYHDSFTVEGFFKTHGNQSAAGIQQILLQGENDYSYGITINEGGPGWLCFGVNVTGDGIVTVKANAKNYADGSWHYFAARYDDPADTIELMTASTDGRTENKSVQLSSGTELITGGAGNMLIGRETFQGARQFAGLIDEIRLTNGYWANAHLMGRITAKYSPQPAPRQTGVTLMPQLQWDDGEDVFAYNVYFGQTDPPAYRSHQSGTTYYIPAELEPGTTYLWRVDRLLQNGTTIRGELWSFTTHYTECDGPMPHDYNGDCTINMQDLSHFAAAWLDCGLVPETSCWY comes from the coding sequence ATGATTCCCCTCATCAGAGCAGCATTAATATTTGTCTGCACCACTTCATTTGCATGCCTGGCCCAGACCACTGCACGCTGGTCAATGCAATGGAGCCATATCTCTAATCCGGTTGTTCGCGACAGCGCATTCGGCCTGGGCGAAGGCCCGCTCGGCGGTGCCGGTGGACCGATCGTTGAATTCGACCACCTCTGGTATTTCGGCAACGCCGGATTCACCGCCAGTCACGAACAGCCGCCCCAAAGCCTCTTCTCATCAGGCTTCTTCCCGCACGGCACCTCCTACAACGCAGGTGCACAGTTCGGCGACGGCATACTCTTCTTCCCCCAGGACCAGTACGGCAATGAATTCGACTACCACGACTCATTCACCGTCGAGGGCTTCTTCAAAACCCACGGCAACCAGTCCGCCGCAGGCATACAGCAGATCCTCCTGCAGGGCGAAAACGATTACAGCTACGGCATCACCATCAACGAAGGAGGCCCCGGCTGGCTCTGCTTCGGAGTGAACGTAACCGGCGACGGAATAGTCACCGTCAAAGCCAATGCCAAAAACTATGCAGACGGCTCCTGGCACTATTTCGCTGCCCGCTACGACGACCCCGCCGACACCATAGAACTCATGACCGCCTCAACCGACGGCCGCACCGAAAACAAATCGGTCCAGCTCTCCAGCGGAACCGAGCTCATCACAGGCGGTGCCGGCAACATGCTGATCGGCCGCGAAACTTTCCAGGGTGCCCGCCAGTTCGCCGGATTAATAGACGAAATAAGACTCACTAACGGGTATTGGGCAAACGCGCACCTTATGGGCAGGATCACTGCCAAATACAGCCCTCAGCCGGCCCCGCGTCAGACAGGCGTCACCCTCATGCCCCAGCTTCAATGGGACGATGGTGAGGATGTCTTCGCCTATAACGTATACTTCGGCCAGACCGACCCCCCGGCATACAGAAGCCATCAAAGCGGCACGACCTACTACATTCCCGCAGAGCTCGAGCCCGGCACGACGTATCTCTGGCGTGTCGACAGGCTCCTGCAGAACGGCACCACAATACGCGGCGAATTGTGGTCCTTCACCACGCACTACACTGAATGCGACGGCCCGATGCCGCACGACTACAACGGCGACTGCACCATTAACATGCAGGACCTTTCCCACTTCGCCGCTGCATGGCTCGACTGCGGACTAGTCCCCGAAACATCTTGTTGGTATTAG
- a CDS encoding LamG-like jellyroll fold domain-containing protein, whose amino-acid sequence MTANRSILFVLLALLAISPGAFAATVGFWSMDPIGGNPMVNDASGQGNHLWYMGITGYTPSSDTPPANLLSSGFTGGTHAYDAGQQSGYGILMFPPSQYGNDLDFADSFTVEGFFRTHGEQSLAGPMQIFLQADSDFSYGLVLNENGNGALNLSFNVMPGGIQSLTISKRNYADGNWHYFVVRYNDAADRATLGILNEDGSYDTAIKQFYSNSEIYRGSDESMFIGRETSGSSRTFRGLIDEIRFSTGVLTDGYLLASLPKPNQATGPTPVDYKTDLWISTALNWIPAAGASSHRVYLGDSFPLTLVSEQTELSYKTGQLEAGTTYHWRVDEVFPDKVVTGTTWRFTTTLAQCKFPSIHDLNDDCIVDALDLQTFAQSWLSGSDVTPYQQAADYPNAQVVLDFSEVDGYQTRDKTSNAMLNINSPFYEPEWEKGVFGNALRFDGGTNWVTKHIPEEDQPSDQFTIETWIALESYPVGDGAIVSKYTHPTAGYILGLTSYGRWNFSLSVDGNWYSCWATMELPTYKWNHIAATFHKDQGIKLYLDGNLVGSAATPAGRPITPDAGNDLMIGRDIHTDWSGPYAHGAINGILDELRIYNRTLTPQQIRAEYAKGLPLDSEPDLIPSSDRFTGPANGRPGYHAGTSANWTNEPTGLVYDPARSEWHVFHQKNPSGSFWDHIHWGHLKSSNLADWDHMPNAIAPEPGIDSGGCWSGNAVINNGIPTLVYTAIEGKAHVALATSVDGWETWQKHGHVLSDVPPGFMDYRDPYVWHENGQWYMIIGSGIHGDVGGAALLYRSPNLYDWQYLHPLLTGDVATSGFYWEMPIFLPIGNGKHILIVTDMHHDGPAHLLYWIGTWQNEHFTPDHPEPRQMDAFNWMLAPAAYVASDGLPRIMGIVPEQRAPALIENAGWRHTFSLPRKIYAAPDGTLRQQPAPELAALREFHLHLEDQTLATGIGDNTLRPAYGKMVEIDTEIDPQNAAIVGVKVLQSPDSSEQTLIYYDRLAGTINLDKRQSSLDVTGSETVHLSAPFDPAGQPVRFHIYVDHSVIDVFVNERAVFSSRVYPTRSDSTGVELYTVSGTAHINYLDIYKLRSVMDH is encoded by the coding sequence ATGACTGCAAATAGATCCATACTTTTCGTACTCCTCGCTCTCTTAGCTATTTCTCCCGGCGCTTTCGCCGCCACCGTCGGCTTCTGGTCTATGGACCCCATCGGCGGCAACCCCATGGTCAACGACGCCAGCGGCCAGGGCAATCACCTCTGGTACATGGGCATCACCGGCTATACCCCTTCCAGCGACACTCCGCCTGCAAACCTCCTCAGCTCCGGTTTCACCGGCGGCACCCACGCCTACGACGCGGGCCAGCAGTCAGGCTACGGCATACTGATGTTCCCGCCTTCACAATACGGCAACGACCTAGACTTCGCAGATTCCTTCACTGTCGAAGGCTTCTTCAGAACCCACGGCGAACAGTCGCTCGCAGGCCCCATGCAGATATTTCTACAGGCCGATTCGGATTTCAGCTACGGCCTCGTCCTTAACGAAAACGGCAACGGAGCACTGAACCTCAGCTTCAACGTTATGCCCGGCGGCATCCAGTCGCTAACGATCAGCAAACGAAACTATGCCGACGGCAACTGGCACTATTTCGTGGTTCGCTACAATGACGCCGCCGATCGTGCAACTCTTGGCATTCTCAATGAGGACGGCAGCTACGACACGGCAATCAAGCAATTCTACTCCAACAGTGAGATATACCGCGGCTCTGATGAGTCGATGTTCATTGGACGCGAAACCTCCGGCAGCTCCCGTACCTTCCGCGGCCTCATAGACGAAATACGATTCAGCACCGGCGTTCTGACCGACGGCTATCTGCTCGCATCTCTGCCAAAGCCGAACCAGGCAACCGGCCCCACACCCGTGGACTATAAGACTGACCTGTGGATCAGCACCGCCCTGAACTGGATACCCGCTGCGGGCGCCTCCAGCCATCGGGTCTATCTGGGTGACAGCTTCCCGCTGACCTTAGTGTCCGAACAGACCGAGCTCTCTTACAAGACAGGCCAGCTCGAAGCAGGAACAACGTACCACTGGCGCGTTGATGAAGTGTTCCCGGACAAAGTGGTAACCGGCACCACCTGGCGATTCACCACGACCCTCGCCCAGTGCAAGTTCCCGTCTATACATGACCTCAACGACGACTGCATAGTGGACGCGCTCGACCTGCAAACCTTTGCCCAATCCTGGCTCAGCGGCTCGGACGTCACTCCGTACCAGCAGGCAGCCGATTACCCCAACGCGCAGGTAGTTCTCGATTTCTCCGAGGTCGACGGCTACCAGACCCGCGACAAAACCTCAAACGCAATGCTTAACATAAACAGCCCGTTCTACGAACCCGAATGGGAAAAGGGCGTATTCGGCAATGCACTCCGCTTCGATGGAGGAACAAACTGGGTCACCAAACACATCCCCGAAGAGGACCAGCCCTCCGATCAGTTCACCATCGAGACCTGGATCGCACTTGAATCTTACCCTGTCGGCGACGGCGCCATAGTCAGCAAATATACACATCCAACCGCTGGCTACATTCTCGGCCTCACCAGTTACGGCCGCTGGAATTTTTCACTCTCCGTCGACGGTAACTGGTACAGTTGCTGGGCCACCATGGAACTCCCAACATACAAGTGGAATCACATCGCCGCAACCTTCCACAAGGATCAGGGCATCAAACTCTACCTGGACGGCAATCTTGTCGGTTCCGCAGCAACCCCCGCGGGCCGTCCGATCACTCCCGATGCTGGCAACGACCTCATGATCGGTCGCGACATACATACCGACTGGTCCGGCCCCTATGCCCACGGTGCGATCAACGGAATACTTGACGAATTGCGAATCTACAACCGCACCCTCACCCCCCAGCAGATCCGCGCCGAATATGCCAAAGGCTTACCCTTGGACAGCGAACCCGACCTCATCCCTTCATCTGATCGCTTCACAGGCCCTGCAAATGGACGCCCCGGCTACCACGCCGGCACCTCGGCAAACTGGACCAACGAACCAACGGGCCTCGTTTACGACCCCGCCCGCAGCGAATGGCACGTGTTCCATCAGAAGAACCCCTCAGGCAGCTTCTGGGATCACATCCATTGGGGCCACCTGAAAAGCTCAAATCTTGCGGACTGGGACCACATGCCCAACGCCATCGCACCCGAGCCCGGCATAGATTCTGGCGGCTGCTGGTCAGGCAACGCGGTAATAAACAATGGCATCCCGACACTCGTCTATACCGCTATCGAAGGCAAGGCCCACGTCGCGCTCGCAACCAGTGTTGACGGCTGGGAAACATGGCAGAAACATGGACACGTCCTCAGCGATGTCCCCCCGGGCTTCATGGACTACCGTGACCCGTACGTCTGGCACGAAAACGGCCAGTGGTATATGATAATAGGCTCCGGCATTCATGGAGATGTCGGCGGGGCGGCACTGCTCTACAGATCGCCGAATCTCTACGACTGGCAGTACCTTCATCCTCTGCTCACCGGCGACGTTGCAACCTCCGGCTTCTATTGGGAAATGCCCATCTTCCTGCCGATCGGCAACGGCAAGCACATTCTGATAGTCACCGATATGCACCACGACGGACCAGCCCACCTGCTCTATTGGATAGGCACCTGGCAGAACGAGCATTTCACCCCAGACCACCCCGAGCCGCGACAGATGGACGCCTTCAACTGGATGCTCGCACCGGCCGCATACGTCGCGTCGGACGGCTTACCCCGCATCATGGGTATCGTACCCGAACAGCGGGCACCCGCGCTCATCGAAAACGCGGGCTGGCGCCATACCTTCTCGCTGCCTCGCAAAATATACGCTGCCCCTGACGGCACTCTTCGTCAGCAGCCCGCACCTGAACTGGCTGCCCTGCGAGAGTTCCATCTCCACCTCGAAGATCAGACGCTTGCAACCGGCATTGGCGACAACACCCTCCGTCCCGCCTATGGCAAAATGGTCGAGATCGACACCGAGATCGATCCCCAAAACGCTGCCATCGTCGGCGTCAAGGTCCTCCAGAGCCCCGACAGCAGCGAGCAAACGCTCATCTACTATGATCGTCTCGCGGGCACAATAAACCTGGACAAACGGCAATCCTCACTCGACGTCACCGGCTCCGAAACGGTACACCTCAGCGCACCGTTCGACCCAGCCGGCCAACCCGTCAGGTTCCACATCTACGTCGACCACAGCGTTATAGATGTCTTCGTCAACGAACGTGCCGTCTTCAGCAGCAGGGTGTATCCCACTCGCTCCGACAGCACCGGAGTCGAACTCTATACCGTCAGCGGCACGGCCCACATAAACTATCTTGACATATACAAACTGCGTTCTGTAATGGATCATTGA